A single region of the Candidatus Margulisiibacteriota bacterium genome encodes:
- a CDS encoding sterol desaturase family protein, with the protein MISLTTLLEFNFRWPTMVPGEVLALTLLMVFAILSTLEFQTPREKLPRKHLRQSYKTNISLFFVNSIAMSIVSASSLLVIAERYSDKGLLNTLSSPAWKAVLSFLMLDLLMYLWHKASHSVDCLWMFHKVHHNDPYLNITTSFRIHFLELVIT; encoded by the coding sequence ATGATAAGCCTAACTACTTTACTTGAATTCAATTTCAGATGGCCGACGATGGTGCCAGGAGAAGTACTGGCATTAACTCTACTCATGGTTTTTGCCATACTGTCCACCCTTGAATTCCAAACGCCAAGGGAAAAACTGCCAAGAAAACACTTGCGTCAGTCCTATAAAACAAACATTAGCCTGTTTTTTGTTAACAGTATAGCAATGTCGATAGTGTCGGCTTCATCTTTATTAGTAATTGCCGAACGCTATTCAGATAAAGGATTGCTAAACACTCTATCCAGCCCCGCATGGAAAGCAGTCCTATCGTTTTTAATGCTCGATTTGTTAATGTATCTCTGGCACAAAGCCAGCCACAGCGTTGATTGTCTGTGGATGTTTCACAAGGTGCATCATAACGATCCTTATTTGAATATTACAACATCATTTCGAATACATTTTCTGGAACTTGTCATCACCA
- a CDS encoding transposase has translation MLGRDAQKSFRKNSDSPQFKLLTLFLCLCWIHDARHYKKLKPFVPSHQQALADFRSLYWAYYTALLKYKLEPTPDKKEVLSKRFDELFSATTDYEELNDRIAKTLAKKAELLQVLELPQLPLHNNAAELGARVQARARDVSFQTRSEKGTKIKDTFMTINQTAKKLAVSFYDYVYDRVSGRFELPSLADLITQKAQTLQV, from the coding sequence TTGTTGGGCAGGGATGCCCAAAAAAGCTTTCGCAAAAATAGCGACTCCCCGCAATTCAAACTGCTTACCCTATTTCTCTGTCTGTGCTGGATTCACGATGCGAGGCACTATAAAAAACTCAAACCCTTCGTGCCTAGTCACCAGCAAGCTTTAGCCGACTTCCGAAGTCTGTATTGGGCTTATTACACCGCGTTACTCAAGTATAAGCTTGAGCCGACACCGGATAAAAAAGAGGTGCTTTCAAAGCGATTTGATGAGCTCTTCTCAGCCACCACGGACTATGAAGAGCTGAATGATCGTATCGCTAAAACGCTAGCCAAAAAGGCAGAGTTACTGCAGGTATTGGAACTTCCTCAGTTACCGTTGCATAACAATGCAGCCGAGCTTGGCGCAAGAGTGCAGGCGCGTGCGCGTGATGTAAGCTTTCAAACCCGAAGCGAAAAGGGAACGAAGATAAAAGACACCTTTATGACAATTAATCAGACCGCCAAAAAATTAGCCGTGAGCTTTTACGATTACGTTTATGATCGCGTGTCTGGGCGATTCGAACTTCCCTCTTTGGCAGATTTAATTACTCAAAAAGCGCAAACCTTGCAGGTTTGA
- the glgC gene encoding glucose-1-phosphate adenylyltransferase, with the protein MLNKTLTIILAGGVGSRLHPLTADRAKPAVPFGGNYRIIDFTLSNCLHSGLRRVLVLTQYKSHSLQKHLRDGWSIFNPEISEYITLVPPQMRTDESWYSGTADAIRQNLYLLERSNATYVVILSGDHIYRMDYAAMLQFHRDQGAGLTIACMPVSLASASSFGIMSVDDAQRIRAFDEKPKHPKPLPNDPHRALASMGIYIFNMDLLSHELQADHCLTASNHDFGKDIIPRLIETHCVCAYRFGGETGRVTQDKYWRDVGTIDSYYATNMDLLAQVPPLDLYQPGWPIRTYHGQNPPARMAPGSFGQEGQVINSLLGTGTVVSGGTIRRSILFTQVQADENAVVEDSILFDGVHIGAGVHLKRCIVDKNVHIPPDERIGFDSTTDAARFTVSESGITVVPKGYRFLINAKHSGE; encoded by the coding sequence ATGCTCAATAAAACCCTGACCATCATACTGGCCGGCGGCGTGGGTTCGCGGCTGCATCCACTGACGGCCGACCGGGCAAAGCCAGCTGTGCCATTCGGCGGCAATTATCGGATCATCGACTTTACACTGTCTAACTGCCTACACTCTGGCTTGAGACGTGTGCTGGTACTGACTCAATACAAGTCGCACTCACTACAAAAGCATCTGCGTGATGGCTGGTCTATCTTCAACCCGGAAATCTCCGAATACATTACGCTCGTGCCGCCACAGATGCGAACCGACGAATCTTGGTACTCCGGGACAGCCGATGCCATCCGCCAGAACCTGTACCTGCTTGAGCGTAGCAATGCCACCTATGTGGTAATTCTGTCCGGAGACCACATCTATAGGATGGATTATGCCGCAATGCTCCAGTTTCACCGTGACCAGGGAGCGGGGCTAACGATTGCTTGCATGCCTGTGTCACTTGCCAGTGCCAGCTCTTTTGGTATCATGTCAGTGGATGACGCACAGCGAATTCGTGCGTTCGACGAGAAGCCGAAACATCCCAAGCCCCTGCCGAACGACCCGCACCGCGCGCTGGCATCCATGGGTATCTATATTTTCAACATGGACTTGCTCAGTCACGAACTGCAAGCCGACCACTGCCTTACCGCGTCAAACCATGATTTCGGCAAGGACATTATCCCACGACTCATTGAGACGCATTGCGTATGTGCTTACCGGTTCGGCGGAGAAACTGGGCGCGTAACGCAGGATAAGTACTGGCGCGATGTCGGCACAATTGATTCATATTACGCGACGAACATGGATCTTCTCGCGCAGGTTCCGCCGCTGGACCTGTATCAGCCCGGCTGGCCCATCCGCACGTACCACGGACAAAACCCGCCAGCTCGCATGGCTCCTGGATCTTTCGGACAGGAAGGGCAAGTTATCAATTCTCTGCTCGGCACCGGCACCGTTGTTTCCGGTGGTACCATCAGACGTTCGATCTTGTTCACTCAAGTCCAGGCGGATGAAAATGCCGTCGTCGAAGATTCGATCTTGTTTGACGGGGTACATATTGGAGCCGGTGTGCACTTGAAACGCTGCATCGTCGACAAAAACGTGCATATTCCGCCTGACGAGCGGATTGGGTTTGACTCCACCACCGATGCAGCCCGCTTCACTGTCTCGGAATCCGGCATTACCGTCGTCCCGAAGGGTTACCGTTTCCTGATTAATGCCAAACACAGTGGCGAGTGA
- a CDS encoding transposase, with protein MAERFASRFEAGLDALNDGLQRPRTEKRPDKLWERIGRLKEKQHGIGQHYQIDLQTDESGEKALSITWQKHSVPGSYVDLPGVYCLRSNQCQWSEEQLWRTYMMLTDLEAVFRCFKSDLGFRPIFHSKEERADSHLFITVLAYQLVQLIRRSLKESGINANSSWRTLREIMRTQCRVTASFRRADGKALHVRKATRAEPEQMAIYRALKVNPAPGGISKTIV; from the coding sequence ATGGCGGAACGCTTCGCCAGTCGTTTTGAAGCCGGACTTGACGCCTTAAACGATGGGCTGCAGCGTCCCCGCACCGAAAAACGCCCGGATAAATTGTGGGAACGGATCGGCCGCCTGAAAGAAAAACAGCACGGTATCGGTCAGCATTATCAAATCGACTTGCAAACCGATGAGAGCGGCGAAAAAGCCCTAAGCATCACTTGGCAAAAACACAGTGTGCCGGGCTCTTATGTGGATCTCCCGGGAGTCTATTGCCTGCGCAGTAACCAATGCCAATGGTCGGAAGAACAGCTATGGCGCACCTATATGATGCTCACTGACCTCGAAGCCGTGTTTCGCTGCTTCAAAAGCGATCTGGGTTTTCGGCCTATCTTTCATAGTAAAGAAGAGCGGGCTGACAGTCACCTGTTCATCACCGTATTGGCCTATCAGTTGGTCCAGCTTATTCGTCGCAGTCTGAAAGAGAGCGGCATTAATGCCAACAGCAGTTGGCGCACATTACGTGAAATCATGCGCACTCAATGCCGGGTAACCGCCAGTTTCCGTCGTGCTGATGGCAAAGCGCTGCATGTTCGCAAAGCCACCCGTGCGGAACCGGAGCAAATGGCTATTTATCGTGCGTTAAAAGTGAATCCAGCACCCGGAGGTATCAGCAAAACTATTGTCTAA